A stretch of the Vitis vinifera cultivar Pinot Noir 40024 chromosome 16, ASM3070453v1 genome encodes the following:
- the LOC100268157 gene encoding UDP-glycosyltransferase 88B1 gives MVSEMESVLVLYPSPAMGHLISMVELGKLILKYYPSISITILTITPPFDTGATASYIAGVSSTTPSITFHHLSTTPLPRPVSSYPSFEALTSELLTLNNPNVHHALQSISLNSTVLAFIIDFFCTPALGVAKELNIPAYYFFTSSGTGLALFLYFPTLHRKNTQRFRDTNTIHEVPGLPPLPSADMPGPLLDRTSKEYESFLYYATHISKSAGIIVNTFESLESEAVKAIYDGLCVTDGPTPPVFCIGPLIATQGGHGGGGEKEYCLKWLNSQPKRSVVFLCFGSLGVFSEAQLKEIAVGLEKSGQRFLWVVRSPPSKDKSRRFLAPSDPDLDSLLPDGFLDRTKDRGLVVKSWAPQVAVLNHGSVGGFVTHCGWNSVLEAVSSGVPMVAWPLYAEQRFNKVMLVEEMKVALPLEESKSGLVTATEVEKRVRELMETEKGFNIRNQVKAMKEEAKAAMNDGGSSLVALDKLLKSCRQKQI, from the coding sequence ATGGTCTCTGAAATGGAGTCAGTACTGGTACTGTATCCTTCACCAGCCATGGGTCATCTTATCTCCATGGTGGAGCTTGGGAAGCTCATTCTTAAATACTATCCTTCAATTTCCATCACCATCCTCACCATCACCCCACCTTTCGACACCGGCGCTACCGCCTCTTATATCGCCGGCGTCTCCTCCACTACCCCTTCCATCACCTTCCACCACCTTTCCACCACCCCTCTCCCTCGACCTGTCTCCTCCTACCCCTCCTTTGAAGCTCTAACCTCTGAGCTCTTAACCCTCAACAACCCTAATGTCCACCATGCCCTCCAGTCCATATCTCTCAACTCCACTGTCCTCGCCTTTATCATCGACTTCTTCTGCACCCCAGCTCTCGGCGTCGCCAAAGAACTCAACATTCCGGCCTACTATTTCTTCACCTCCTCCGGCACTGGCCTCGCCTTGTTCCTCTACTTCCCTACTCTTCACCGGAAAAACACTCAGCGTTTCAGAGATACGAATACCATTCATGAAGTTCCGGGGTTGCCGCCGTTACCATCGGCGGATATGCCGGGGCCGCTGCTGGACCGGACCAGCAAAGAGTATGAATCTTTTCTATACTACGCTACCCACATTTCGAAATCAGCTGGAATCATTGTGAACACGTTTGAATCCTTGGAATCGGAAGCTGTGAAAGCGATTTATGATGGGCTCTGTGTGACGGATGGTCCTACACCGCCAGTTTTCTGCATCGGACCGTTGATTGCTACACAGGGCGGACATGGTGGGGGAGGTGAAAAAGAGTACTGTTTAAAGTGGCTGAACTCGCAGCCAAAACGAAGCGTCGTGTTTCTGTGCTTTGGCAGCTTGGGCGTCTTTTCAGAAGCGCAGTTGAAGGAAATTGCAGTTGGGTTAGAGAAGAGCGGGCAGAGGTTCTTGTGGGTGGTCCGCAGCCCACCTTCCAAGGACAAGAGCAGGCGCTTTCTAGCACCATCCGATCCGGATTTGGATTCCTTACTCCCAGATGGATTCTTAGATAGAACCAAGGACAGGGGCCTGGTGGTAAAGTCATGGGCTCCACAGGTGGCAGTGCTGAATCACGGCTCGGTTGGCGGGTTCGTGACTCACTGCGGGTGGAACTCGGTTCTGGAAGCCGTATCCAGCGGCGTGCCGATGGTGGCATGGCCGCTGTACGCGGAGCAGAGGTTTAATAAGGTTATGTTGGTTGAAGAAATGAAGGTAGCATTGCCATTGGAGGAATCAAAATCAGGGCTCGTGACAGCCACTGAGGTTGAGAAGCGGGTTAGAGAGTTGATGGAGACTGAGAAAGGATTCAACATTAGGAACCAGGTTAAGGCCATGAAAGAGGAAGCTAAGGCTGCGATGAACGACGGAGGGTCGTCTCTTGTCGCATTAGACAAGCTACTCAAGTCATGTCGACAGAAACAAATCTGA
- the LOC104882210 gene encoding late embryogenesis abundant protein At1g64065-like: protein MASNNERVNPQVQSQTLRRKKIMKYSLYAAAFVVFQTIVITAIALTVMRIKNPKFRLRNTVVEDIVYSSNTSTTSFGMRIHAEVTVENTNFGNFSFENSTVTFAYGGNTVGEVFIARARARARSTRKIDVMVDVSSNNVSSNSNLGSDLNSGRLMLTSHGRLNGRVQVMKLIKKRKSAQMNCTMGVNLMEREIDDLNCD, encoded by the coding sequence ATGGCAAGCAATAACGAACGTGTTAATCCTCAGGTGCAGTCTCAAACCCTTCGCCGCAAGAAAATCATGAAATACTCATTATATGCTGCTGCTTTCGTCGTGTTCCAGACCATAGTCATAACCGCAATTGCACTAACTGTGATGCGCATCAAGAACCCTAAGTTCAGGTTGCGCAATACTGTAGTAGAGGACATCGTCTATAGCTCGAACACATCCACTACCTCATTTGGCATGAGGATCCATGCTGAAGTTACTGTCGAGAACACCAATTTTGGTAACTTCAGCTTTGAGAACAGCACGGTAACGTTCGCTTATGGAGGGAATACAGTGGGAGAGGTCTTTATTGCTAGGGCTCGAGCCCGGGCTAGATCGACCAGAAAGATCGATGTGATGGTGGATGTGAGTTCGAACAATGTATCCAGCAACTCAAACTTGGGCAGTGATCTAAACTCTGGGCGTTTGATGCTGACCAGCCATGGTAGATTGAATGGAAGGGTGCAGGTGATGAAGCTGATAAAAAAGAGGAAATCAGCGCAAATGAATTGCACCATGGGAGTTAATTTGATGGAGAGAGAGATCGATGATCTGAACTGCGACTAA